A genome region from Pseudanabaena sp. Chao 1811 includes the following:
- the aroH gene encoding chorismate mutase: MGWRVRGVRGATTVEANTYAALERAVLELMEEIEAQNDIDPREIVSATFSATTDIDVVFPAKIARSRSHWEHVPLLDVQQMHVEGSLERCIRVLIHVNTPLEQHQIKHVYLNGARDLRPDLVYAQI, translated from the coding sequence ACGTGGCGTTCGTGGTGCAACCACAGTTGAAGCAAATACATACGCAGCCTTAGAAAGGGCTGTGCTAGAGCTTATGGAGGAGATCGAGGCACAAAATGACATCGATCCGCGTGAAATAGTAAGTGCCACTTTTTCGGCAACAACAGATATTGATGTGGTTTTTCCTGCCAAAATTGCCCGATCGCGATCGCATTGGGAGCATGTGCCACTTTTAGATGTGCAGCAAATGCATGTCGAGGGCAGCTTAGAGCGCTGTATTCGTGTCCTCATTCATGTGAATACACCCCTTGAGCAACATCAAATTAAACATGTTTACTTAAATGGAGCCAGAGATCTACGTCCCGATCTTGTTTACGCCCAAATTTGA
- a CDS encoding tetratricopeptide repeat protein produces MVTRIFLCNEQTEPEIRDFIREAIAEISEGEQYIVTWNCGNIQTLKVGDRAYFKRIGSANQGYFAAGTVVPADREYQLKLRSARYRELSEAYDIDSQANNLRVWVAWDSCVTFDEPLRTDYLRQLPHFQGMPLEPQTDAGVFREEYVRMLDREWERQTQKAIRAGKGVSLVDVYYRWGLEDIQQGFPQDALESFRQALKLNPNFIKAYLGLGDAHVSLREYAKAVGDYGKAISMRPDKARIAYYKRGEINFLLNQFQQALADFQAAIDIDPNYVDAHFSLGNTYFKLKSYEQAIACYSSTLDLDPNRDLAVFRRGRSHYILKEFPEALRDFSHAIELQPSNVDAYYYRGLTYSQPTIADETLAGDDLRKAIVLYQTQGKPEKARKAKEFLETLAIDSLPKAKPRSSYAIAPSEETASEAIAEPDVPIATSKAIPVDDAEETSDLIVVVQPDEQAIAIPVSESITSEEAIAAFSSDEIAYPSEPAQIVEVEKVVEKIVEVEKLVEVEKIVEVEKIVEVEKLVEVEKLVEVEKIVEVEKLVDRVVEKVVDRVVEKPVPFSIEDPSTAEKLAMISVMAQYMRDGWMVRSVDKSQVGYDLECTKDDRSEAVVIKSFTSDRESFAISAIEIENARSNKDFVLWVVSGAAENPELRCLRGRELFEQFDLDPLAFAAKVRQSTVQLEFAPVALGIPQFEPQG; encoded by the coding sequence ATGGTCACAAGAATTTTCCTGTGTAACGAACAAACAGAGCCAGAGATTCGCGATTTCATTCGTGAAGCGATCGCTGAGATCTCAGAGGGGGAGCAGTATATCGTTACTTGGAACTGCGGCAACATTCAAACTCTCAAGGTTGGCGATCGCGCTTATTTCAAGCGGATCGGTAGTGCCAATCAGGGCTATTTTGCCGCAGGTACGGTTGTGCCTGCGGACCGGGAATATCAACTCAAACTGAGATCGGCTCGTTATCGTGAACTCAGTGAAGCCTATGACATCGACTCGCAGGCAAATAATTTGCGAGTATGGGTGGCTTGGGACTCTTGTGTCACGTTTGATGAACCTCTACGAACGGATTACCTGCGTCAGTTGCCCCACTTTCAGGGAATGCCCCTCGAGCCACAAACCGATGCGGGGGTATTTCGTGAAGAATATGTACGGATGCTCGATCGCGAGTGGGAACGCCAAACCCAAAAGGCAATCAGGGCTGGTAAGGGGGTGAGTTTAGTTGATGTCTATTATCGATGGGGCTTAGAGGATATTCAGCAAGGATTTCCACAGGATGCGTTGGAATCTTTTCGCCAAGCCCTGAAGCTAAATCCCAATTTTATTAAGGCATATTTAGGTTTAGGCGATGCCCATGTGAGTTTGCGCGAATATGCTAAGGCAGTCGGCGACTATGGCAAAGCAATCTCCATGCGTCCTGATAAAGCAAGGATTGCCTATTACAAACGGGGCGAAATTAATTTTTTATTGAATCAGTTCCAGCAAGCATTGGCAGATTTTCAGGCAGCGATCGACATTGATCCCAACTATGTCGATGCCCATTTTTCCTTAGGTAATACCTATTTCAAGCTCAAGAGTTACGAACAGGCGATCGCTTGCTATAGCAGCACCCTCGATTTAGATCCCAATCGTGATTTGGCAGTATTTCGGCGCGGACGCTCCCATTACATCCTCAAGGAATTTCCCGAAGCATTACGGGACTTTAGCCATGCGATCGAGCTACAGCCTAGCAATGTCGATGCCTATTACTATCGAGGCTTGACCTATTCGCAACCTACCATCGCCGATGAAACCCTTGCAGGTGATGATTTGCGGAAAGCTATTGTTTTGTATCAAACTCAAGGCAAACCTGAAAAAGCAAGAAAGGCAAAGGAATTTCTAGAAACTCTAGCGATCGACTCACTACCCAAGGCTAAGCCCAGAAGTAGCTATGCGATCGCGCCATCGGAGGAGACAGCATCGGAAGCTATTGCCGAGCCTGATGTCCCCATTGCAACCTCCAAGGCAATTCCCGTTGACGATGCCGAAGAAACTAGCGACTTGATTGTGGTAGTCCAACCTGATGAGCAGGCAATTGCAATTCCTGTTTCGGAATCAATTACTAGCGAAGAAGCGATCGCAGCTTTCTCCAGTGACGAAATTGCCTATCCATCGGAACCTGCTCAAATCGTTGAAGTCGAGAAGGTAGTCGAAAAGATTGTCGAGGTCGAAAAACTAGTCGAAGTTGAGAAGATCGTTGAAGTCGAAAAAATTGTGGAAGTCGAGAAGCTAGTCGAGGTCGAGAAACTAGTTGAAGTCGAAAAAATTGTTGAAGTGGAGAAGCTAGTCGATCGCGTCGTCGAAAAAGTCGTGGATCGCGTTGTTGAGAAACCAGTTCCTTTCTCGATTGAAGATCCTAGCACTGCCGAAAAGCTGGCGATGATCTCGGTGATGGCGCAATATATGCGTGATGGTTGGATGGTGCGATCAGTCGATAAATCGCAAGTGGGCTACGATCTCGAATGTACTAAAGATGATCGAAGCGAAGCTGTAGTGATTAAGAGCTTTACTAGCGATCGCGAGTCCTTTGCCATTTCTGCGATCGAGATTGAAAATGCCCGCAGCAATAAAGATTTTGTCCTCTGGGTAGTTAGTGGCGCAGCCGAAAATCCTGAATTACGCTGTCTACGCGGACGAGAACTATTCGAGCAATTTGATCTTGATCCTCTCGCCTTTGCTGCAAAAGTTCGGCAGTCAACAGTACAATTAGAATTTGCGCCAGTAGCCCTAGGAATTCCACAATTTGAGCCGCAGGGATAG
- a CDS encoding M1 family metallopeptidase, which produces MTRKSWDSYLELASELGFWDGESDKSKKHKSFQLPGAKPHYNPDRPGQVEHIALDLVLDIPQQTITGTTKIRLRPVRDGIMDLTLDAVNLRIDSVAVTDQIEAKPDPDKTKSKFDYDGEFLKIYLNEPTKANVPIEIAITYAAVQPQRGIYFVQPTEHQPDKPTQVWTQGEDEDSRYWFPCFDYPGQLATSEIRIRVPKEFNVISNGELIEVKEQKKEKIYHWYQKEVHPSYLMTLAIGDFVEVQDEWKGKPVTYYVDKSRTTEEAILTMGKTPRMIEFFSEKYGYDYAFPKYAQVCVADFIFGGMENTSATLLTDRCVLDQRAALDNRSSESLVAHELAHQWFGDLVVIKHWSHAWVKEGAATYAEVLWTDHEYGAEEAAYYRLGEARSYLAEDRDRYRRPMVTHVYREAIELYDRHIYEKGGCVYHMLRTELGDDLFWKAIHHFVRTNAHKTVETIDLLRAIEEATGRNILFLFDQYVFRGGHPEYKVGYSWDGDNNLAKVTVSQTQDELFDLKIPIGFGFEDAAESQVFKVRVFEKEQAFYFPLKTKPKYISFDQGNHYLKQVTLEYGVAELKAGLQSDPDPLARIQAAEALAKKGGLEAVKALGQALLDEPFWGVRVEIADNLASIKLDQAFEALAKGLEDPNAKVRNAVLSGLAQNKVQKSLDLIKPLIKKGDPSYTVEATAARLTGELAAALSHEREPSKVVKLLQTVLKERAGWNEVVRSGAIAGLAKIKESDEALETILKYTEPDVPQPLRLASIRALGAIGKSQTKPKTEKILNRLQVISQETFFLTQMAVVGALGQIDSAGAIGVLRSLSDSTPDGRVRRVADEAIQRVQKAIGKDAGLKQLREELDQLRKDNQSLKSRLEAIEAKSKP; this is translated from the coding sequence ATGACCCGCAAATCTTGGGATAGCTATTTAGAATTAGCCTCAGAATTAGGATTTTGGGATGGAGAAAGTGACAAATCGAAGAAACATAAATCTTTTCAACTTCCAGGCGCGAAGCCTCATTATAACCCCGATCGCCCCGGACAGGTGGAGCATATTGCCCTCGACTTAGTTCTGGATATTCCCCAGCAAACAATTACAGGAACTACCAAAATCCGCCTGCGTCCTGTGCGTGATGGCATCATGGATTTGACTTTAGATGCGGTGAATTTGCGGATTGATTCGGTGGCAGTCACCGATCAAATCGAAGCTAAGCCCGATCCCGACAAAACCAAGAGCAAGTTTGACTATGATGGCGAATTCCTAAAAATCTATCTCAATGAACCCACTAAGGCAAATGTGCCCATTGAGATTGCGATCACCTATGCTGCTGTACAACCTCAGCGCGGTATTTACTTTGTCCAGCCCACGGAGCATCAACCTGATAAACCCACACAAGTCTGGACTCAGGGCGAAGATGAAGACTCCCGCTATTGGTTCCCTTGCTTTGATTATCCCGGACAATTAGCAACTTCCGAAATTCGCATTCGTGTACCCAAGGAATTTAACGTAATTTCCAATGGGGAATTAATTGAAGTTAAGGAACAGAAAAAAGAGAAAATTTATCACTGGTATCAAAAGGAAGTCCATCCTAGTTATTTGATGACCTTAGCGATCGGTGATTTTGTCGAAGTGCAAGATGAATGGAAAGGTAAACCCGTTACCTACTATGTAGATAAGTCTCGCACGACTGAAGAAGCAATCTTAACGATGGGAAAAACCCCACGCATGATTGAATTTTTTAGTGAGAAGTATGGCTATGATTACGCCTTTCCGAAATATGCTCAAGTTTGTGTAGCGGACTTTATTTTTGGTGGGATGGAAAATACTTCCGCAACTTTATTAACCGATCGCTGTGTTTTAGACCAGAGAGCCGCACTGGATAATCGCTCTAGCGAAAGCCTTGTCGCCCATGAATTGGCGCACCAATGGTTTGGCGATCTGGTGGTGATTAAGCATTGGTCACACGCATGGGTTAAGGAAGGGGCGGCAACCTACGCGGAGGTGCTTTGGACAGATCATGAGTACGGAGCCGAAGAAGCTGCCTATTATCGTCTGGGGGAAGCTAGAAGCTATTTGGCGGAAGATCGCGATCGCTATCGTCGTCCGATGGTAACTCATGTCTATCGTGAGGCGATCGAGCTATACGATCGCCATATCTACGAGAAGGGTGGTTGTGTCTACCATATGCTGCGAACTGAACTCGGCGATGATTTGTTCTGGAAAGCGATTCATCATTTTGTGCGGACAAATGCCCACAAAACCGTCGAGACCATTGATTTATTAAGGGCGATCGAGGAAGCCACAGGACGCAATATTCTCTTCCTCTTCGATCAATATGTCTTCCGTGGTGGACATCCTGAATATAAGGTGGGCTATAGCTGGGATGGCGATAATAACTTGGCGAAAGTCACAGTTTCCCAAACTCAGGATGAACTCTTTGACTTAAAGATTCCCATTGGTTTTGGATTTGAAGATGCTGCGGAATCGCAGGTTTTCAAAGTGCGCGTATTTGAGAAAGAACAGGCTTTCTATTTCCCCTTAAAGACTAAGCCCAAGTATATTAGCTTCGATCAAGGCAATCACTATCTCAAACAAGTCACCCTTGAATATGGTGTTGCGGAACTGAAGGCAGGCTTGCAGTCTGACCCCGATCCCCTTGCCCGTATCCAAGCGGCGGAAGCTTTGGCAAAGAAAGGCGGATTAGAGGCGGTGAAAGCCCTCGGTCAAGCCTTGCTCGATGAACCCTTCTGGGGTGTTCGTGTGGAAATTGCCGATAATCTTGCCTCTATTAAGCTCGATCAAGCCTTTGAAGCCTTGGCTAAGGGATTGGAAGACCCCAATGCGAAGGTGAGAAATGCGGTTCTCAGTGGCTTAGCACAGAACAAAGTGCAGAAGAGTTTGGATTTGATTAAGCCCTTAATTAAAAAGGGAGATCCTAGCTATACCGTCGAAGCTACTGCTGCTAGATTGACAGGTGAATTAGCCGCCGCCTTGAGTCACGAACGGGAACCTTCTAAGGTGGTCAAACTCTTGCAGACAGTTCTCAAAGAACGCGCAGGTTGGAATGAAGTAGTTCGTTCAGGCGCGATCGCAGGTTTAGCCAAAATCAAGGAATCCGATGAGGCACTAGAAACCATCCTCAAATATACGGAACCCGATGTACCGCAGCCCTTACGCCTAGCCTCCATTCGCGCCCTTGGTGCAATTGGTAAGTCGCAGACTAAACCCAAAACCGAGAAAATCCTCAATCGATTACAGGTCATTTCCCAAGAGACGTTCTTTTTAACCCAAATGGCAGTGGTTGGAGCTTTGGGACAAATCGATAGTGCTGGGGCAATAGGTGTGCTGCGATCGCTATCCGACTCTACGCCCGATGGTCGGGTACGGCGGGTTGCCGATGAAGCAATTCAGCGTGTCCAAAAGGCGATCGGCAAGGATGCGGGCTTAAAGCAACTACGCGAAGAACTCGATCAATTGCGGAAGGATAATCAATCCCTCAAGAGTCGATTGGAAGCGATCGAAGCCAAATCTAAACCATAG
- a CDS encoding diguanylate cyclase domain-containing protein, whose translation MSPLKKLSDRPPIHRISLQTVLIVPFVLQIFVAVSMVGYLSFRNGQEAINQLANQLVGEVNDRVHQHLDSYLATPHQINQINADAARSRILNLKDLEATGRYLWQQMQVYKSLSYIFYALPSGEYSGAGRWVDGGMTTIDEVSPRTNYQDYSYETDARGNRQKLIFKGMYKPLSEDWYLSAVRTGKPVWSRIYNWDNSPEFISISASLPLYDDHQKLIGVFGSDFLLSNISKFLKNLKSSQKGKIFILERDGNIVASSSEELPFVLVGQTAKRLSASKSSDPLIRGAITDLQRKIGKLQSIKSDQYFDVQLGRERYYALVRPWQDQYGLDWLVIVIIPESDFMEQINTNTRTSLLLCLVALAIATILGIYTSRWIAYPILKLQQASEVITNGELDHSVEVKGIYEIERLARSFNQMTVQLKSSFSELENRVAERTESLQQANLRLLELANSDGLTQIPNRRYFDNCLTKEWQRHLREQQFLGLVMLDIDYFKSYNDYYGHQGGDAVLSRVAQTINQKPRRTSDLVARYGGEEFVVILPNTSIEGAFKFAELIRESVLSLEIPHARSEVSKYVTLSLGVAVMIPNSENKPEDLIAKADAALYQSKKLGRNQSYAQNL comes from the coding sequence ATGTCTCCACTAAAAAAACTTAGCGATCGCCCACCTATTCATCGCATATCACTCCAAACAGTTCTGATTGTTCCTTTTGTCCTGCAAATCTTTGTTGCTGTTAGTATGGTGGGCTATCTGTCCTTTCGCAATGGTCAAGAGGCTATTAATCAATTAGCAAACCAACTGGTCGGTGAAGTTAATGATCGGGTTCATCAACATTTGGATTCTTACTTAGCTACCCCTCACCAAATTAATCAAATTAACGCGGATGCTGCAAGAAGTCGAATTTTAAACCTCAAAGATCTAGAAGCTACAGGACGTTACCTATGGCAACAAATGCAGGTTTATAAAAGTCTCAGCTACATTTTTTATGCCTTGCCAAGTGGGGAATATAGTGGTGCAGGACGCTGGGTAGATGGTGGGATGACTACCATTGATGAGGTGTCACCACGCACTAATTATCAGGATTATAGTTATGAAACAGATGCGCGGGGCAATCGCCAGAAATTAATCTTTAAAGGGATGTATAAACCCTTGTCAGAGGACTGGTATCTCAGTGCAGTCCGCACAGGTAAACCAGTGTGGAGCAGAATCTACAACTGGGATAATTCACCCGAATTTATTTCCATTAGTGCATCACTGCCTTTGTATGACGATCACCAGAAACTAATTGGTGTTTTCGGTTCAGATTTTCTACTTTCTAATATCAGCAAGTTTTTAAAAAACTTAAAATCTAGTCAGAAGGGGAAAATTTTCATCTTAGAAAGAGATGGCAATATTGTTGCAAGTTCTAGTGAAGAACTACCCTTCGTCTTAGTTGGTCAGACCGCAAAGCGCTTGAGTGCTTCTAAAAGTAGTGATCCACTAATTCGAGGAGCTATTACAGACTTACAAAGAAAGATCGGAAAGCTGCAATCCATTAAATCTGACCAGTACTTTGATGTGCAATTGGGAAGAGAGCGCTACTACGCTTTGGTCAGACCTTGGCAAGATCAATATGGACTTGATTGGTTAGTCATTGTTATTATTCCTGAATCTGATTTTATGGAGCAAATCAATACCAATACTCGTACTAGTCTTTTACTGTGTTTAGTAGCTCTCGCGATCGCAACTATTCTGGGCATCTACACTTCCCGTTGGATTGCCTATCCAATTCTCAAATTACAGCAAGCCAGTGAAGTAATCACCAATGGCGAACTCGATCACAGTGTGGAAGTTAAAGGTATCTATGAGATCGAAAGATTAGCGCGATCATTCAACCAAATGACCGTTCAACTCAAATCATCTTTTAGTGAACTTGAAAATCGGGTTGCTGAACGCACTGAGTCTCTACAACAGGCTAATCTGAGGCTATTGGAGTTAGCAAATTCAGATGGACTTACTCAAATTCCCAATCGTCGCTATTTTGATAATTGTCTGACAAAAGAGTGGCAGCGGCACTTGCGGGAACAGCAATTTCTGGGATTAGTAATGTTAGATATTGATTATTTTAAATCCTATAACGACTACTATGGACATCAAGGTGGTGATGCTGTTCTATCAAGAGTGGCTCAAACAATTAATCAGAAACCTAGACGCACTTCTGATTTGGTTGCTCGATACGGGGGCGAAGAGTTTGTGGTGATTTTGCCCAATACTTCTATAGAAGGGGCTTTTAAGTTTGCAGAACTAATCCGAGAATCCGTTCTATCACTGGAGATTCCCCATGCTAGGTCGGAGGTAAGTAAATATGTCACCTTGAGTTTAGGAGTAGCAGTGATGATACCAAATTCAGAAAATAAACCTGAAGATCTCATTGCCAAAGCTGATGCAGCCCTATATCAATCTAAAAAGCTAGGGCGCAATCAAAGTTATGCCCAAAATCTTTAA
- a CDS encoding TlyA family RNA methyltransferase, giving the protein MKKRLDVLLVDLELAPSREQAQKFIRAGWVQVNQQVIDKPGTEVKDDAAILVKQQSPFVSRGGEKLAGALAKFGMDLRDRTCFDGGISTGGFTDCMLKQGAAKVYGIDVGYGQVAWEIRSDERVVLRERTNLRHLTAEDLYAPEDIVPDFAVLDLSFISLTKILPALWNLLRSPRETLLLVKPQFEAGKGQVGKNGIVREPKIRAEAIANVLATAQGLGWQFQGLTPSPIQGRTGNYEYWLWLSEQSSETIIPSFEEILSIANLQ; this is encoded by the coding sequence TTGAAAAAGCGTTTAGATGTTTTATTGGTTGACCTAGAGCTTGCCCCATCACGGGAGCAGGCTCAAAAGTTTATCCGTGCTGGTTGGGTGCAGGTTAATCAACAGGTGATTGATAAACCGGGGACTGAGGTTAAAGATGATGCGGCAATTTTGGTGAAGCAACAATCGCCTTTTGTGTCCCGTGGTGGTGAAAAGCTAGCGGGAGCCTTGGCTAAGTTTGGTATGGACTTACGCGATCGCACCTGCTTTGATGGCGGGATCTCAACGGGTGGATTTACGGACTGTATGCTGAAGCAGGGAGCCGCTAAGGTCTATGGCATTGATGTGGGTTATGGTCAGGTAGCTTGGGAAATCCGTAGTGATGAGAGGGTAGTATTGCGCGAGCGTACTAACTTGCGGCATCTCACGGCTGAGGACTTATATGCTCCTGAAGATATCGTTCCTGACTTTGCCGTTTTAGACTTGTCGTTTATTTCCCTGACCAAAATTTTGCCTGCATTGTGGAATTTATTGCGATCGCCCCGCGAAACTTTACTGCTCGTTAAACCCCAGTTTGAAGCAGGTAAAGGACAAGTAGGCAAAAATGGCATTGTGCGCGAACCCAAAATTAGGGCTGAGGCGATCGCTAATGTATTAGCCACTGCCCAAGGTTTAGGATGGCAATTTCAAGGCTTAACCCCTTCACCGATCCAAGGTCGCACTGGTAATTACGAATATTGGCTCTGGCTAAGTGAGCAATCTTCGGAAACAATTATTCCTAGCTTTGAGGAGATTTTATCTATCGCCAATCTTCAGTAG
- a CDS encoding TMEM165/GDT1 family protein — MLTAFTASLLLITISELGDKTFFIAVILAMRHSHRTVFSSVLAALALMTVLSVLLGQAVALLPKIYTHYGAIALFLIFGIKLVYDASKMPAKSEEAVVNEAKEAIDTQDSPNSISKLPIVGKFLGSILSRYPWLGVWTQAFVMTFVAEWGDRTQISTIALAAAYNPVFVTLGAILGHGICTAIAVIGGRLIAGRISERVITAIGGVLFIIFGVTAYFQGV; from the coding sequence GTGCTGACCGCTTTTACAGCAAGTTTATTATTAATTACGATCTCGGAATTGGGCGATAAGACCTTTTTTATCGCTGTGATTTTGGCAATGCGTCATTCTCACCGCACAGTATTTTCATCGGTGTTGGCGGCTCTTGCTTTAATGACAGTGCTGTCAGTTTTATTGGGACAAGCCGTTGCTTTGTTACCCAAAATCTATACCCACTATGGGGCGATCGCTTTATTCCTGATCTTTGGCATCAAGTTAGTTTACGATGCTTCCAAGATGCCAGCAAAATCAGAGGAAGCAGTAGTCAATGAAGCAAAAGAGGCTATAGATACTCAAGATTCCCCCAATTCCATCTCTAAATTACCCATTGTCGGTAAATTTTTGGGCAGTATTTTATCGCGCTATCCTTGGCTAGGAGTATGGACTCAAGCCTTTGTGATGACCTTTGTAGCAGAATGGGGCGATCGCACTCAAATTAGCACGATCGCTTTAGCGGCAGCCTATAATCCTGTTTTTGTGACCCTCGGCGCGATTTTAGGTCATGGCATTTGCACAGCGATCGCCGTAATCGGAGGTCGGCTGATTGCAGGCAGAATTTCCGAACGAGTGATTACAGCGATCGGGGGAGTCCTGTTTATCATTTTTGGCGTAACTGCCTATTTTCAAGGAGTATAG
- a CDS encoding toxin-antitoxin system HicB family antitoxin has protein sequence MATLTIHLPDDKHLRLKKLAESQGLSINKLIAELLAIALVEFDTHTRIKLLAAKGDRELGLKLLDKLDALTK, from the coding sequence ATGGCAACCTTAACCATTCACCTACCAGATGACAAACACCTCAGACTAAAAAAACTCGCTGAGAGTCAAGGCTTGAGCATCAATAAACTCATCGCAGAACTTTTAGCGATCGCTCTTGTCGAATTTGACACCCATACCAGAATTAAACTGTTAGCTGCCAAAGGCGATCGGGAATTAGGTCTAAAACTACTTGATAAATTGGATGCCTTGACCAAATAA
- a CDS encoding ribbon-helix-helix domain-containing protein, whose amino-acid sequence MPITLQPEQEQFIQTQLATGRYTNATEVIAEALQLLEKRNHYDRWVEELGNKIDIAAAELDLGEGIDGETAINQLLSHH is encoded by the coding sequence ATGCCTATCACCCTCCAACCCGAACAAGAGCAATTCATTCAGACCCAGCTTGCCACAGGACGCTACACCAACGCCACAGAAGTAATTGCCGAAGCATTGCAACTTCTAGAAAAACGCAACCATTACGATCGCTGGGTCGAAGAACTCGGCAACAAAATCGACATAGCCGCCGCAGAACTAGATCTCGGTGAAGGTATTGATGGCGAAACAGCTATTAATCAGCTTCTATCGCATCATTGA